CCGCCGACGAGCTCGAGGACGTCGCGCGCGACACCTCGGACGTCCCCGGCCGCAAGGGCGCGGGCGCAAACGCCGGCGACCCCACCAAGTAAAGGAGAATCCCTCATGTCTGACCTGCGCAACAGCCCCCTGCATGACATCCACGCCGAGCTCGGCGCGAGCTTCACCCCCTTCGGGGAGTGGAACATGCCGCTGAAGTACGGCAACGAGCTCGACGAGCACAAGGCCGTGCGTTCCACCGCGGGTGTCTTCGACCTGTCGCACATGGGCGAGGTCCGCGTCACCGGGCCCGACGCCGGTGCGTTCCTGGACTACAGCCTCATCTCCACGCTCTCCACCGCGAAGATCGGGCAGGCGAAGTACTCCATGATCACCGCGGCGGACGGTGGAATTATCGACGACCTCATCACCTACCGCCTGGGCGACAACGAGTTCCTCGTCGTGCCCAACGCCTCCAACACCCCTCCCGTGTGGGACGCGCTGAGCGAGCGCGCACAGAACTTCGACGTGGAGCTGACCAACGAGTCCCTCGACACCGCGATGATCGCCGTCCAGGGCCCGAAGGCCGAGGAGATCGTCCTGCGCCTGGTCGCCGACGGCGACGCCGCCACCGTGCGTGAGCTCGGCTACTACCGCTGCGCCCAGCTCACGGCCGGCGGTCACGACGTCATGCTCGCCCGCACCGGTTACACCGGCGAGGACGGCTTCGAGCTCGTCCTCCCAAATGAGGAAGCCGTCGATCTGTGGAACCAGGTGATGGCCGTCGCGGGTGACTTCAACGCTATCCCCGCCGGCCTGGCCGCGCGTGACTCGCTGCGCCTGGAGGCGGCCATGCCGCTCTACGGCCAGGAGCTCTCCCTGGACATCACCCCGGTGGAGGCCGGGATGGGTCGGGCCTTCGCCAAGAAGGAGGCGGACTTCGTGGGCAGGGACGCCCTCACCGGCCGTGAGCCCAGCGTGGAGATCGCCGCGCTGACCTCCGAGCAGCGCCGCGCCGCCCGCCCGGGCGCGGAGATCTTCCTCGGCGACGAGAAGATCGGCGTGGTCACCTCCGGCCAGCCGTCCCCGACGCTCGGCCACCCCATCGCACTCGCGCACATCACTCCCGAGCACGCCGCCGAGGGCACCGAGGTGGAGATCGACGTCCGCGGCAAGCGCCTGCCCTTCACGGTGTCCCCGCGCCCGTTCTATAAGCGCGAAAAGTAGTTCCCCAGCACTTATACTTCCCCCTAAGTTCGTCTACCTCAGAAAGGCCTCCACCATGGCTACCCTTCCCAACGACTTCTCCTACTCCGAGGACCACGAGTGGATCAACGCCACCGGCGACCTCTCCGGCAAGACCGTCCGCGTCGGCATCACCTCCGTCGCGGCTGAGCGCCTGGGCGAGGTCGTCTACGCCGAGGTCCCCGAGGTCGGCGACCAGGTCACCCACTCCGAGAACTGCGGCGAGGTCGAGTCCACCAAGAGTGTCTCCGACCTCTTCTCCCCCGTCACCGGCACCGTCACCGCCGTCAACGAGGCCGTGGCCGACGACTACTCGCTCATCAACGCCGACCCCTTCGGCGAGGGTTGGCTCTTCGAGGTCGAGGTCGACGAGGCCGGCCCGCTCCTGACCGCCGAGGAGTACGGCGCAGCGAACGGCGTCTAAGAAGACTCTCCCCGGCAACCACACCGCCGCACCCCTCACCCCAGGGGGTTGCGGCGGTTTGTTTCATCGGCGGTACTATCGCACTCATCATGACTGCCCCCCGAGATCCCTTTTTTCCGGCCCACCAACCCATCCGCGCGGACGCCCAGACACCCCTGGACGTGCAGAGGATCGGCCTCATCGACTACCTCGACGCCTGGGACCTGCAGGCGGAGACGGCCCGCCGGCGCGCGGCGGGTGAGATCGGGGACACCGTCCTCGTCGTGGAACACCCCAGCGTCTACACGGCCGGCAAACGCACCCAGCCGGAGGATCGTCCCACCAACGGCCAGCCGGTCGTCGACGTCGACCGCGGTGGGCGGATCACCTGGCACGGCGAGGGCCAGCTCGTGGTCTATCCCATCATCAAACTCGCGGAACCCGTCGATGTGGTGGACTACGTCCGTCGATTAGAAGAGGCGATCATCCACGTGGTGCGCGGCTTCGGCATCGACAAGGCCGGGCGTATCGACGGTCGTTCCGGCGTCTGGGTGCCGGGGGCGGGCGGCGAGTCCCCCCTGCGCGACCGGAAGATCGCGGCCCTGGGCATCCGCATCACCCGCGGAGTGACCATGCACGGCCTGTCGCTGAACTGCGCCAACACGCTGGAATTCTACGAACCCATCGTGGCGTGCGGGATCGACGACGCCGACGTGACCACGCTTTCCCTGGAGCTGGGGCGCGAGGTGGGCACGGCCGAGGCCGCCGACCCGCTGCTCTGGGCGTTGGACGAGGTGCTCAGCGGGCGGATGACCGTCGCGGACCACTCCTTCGGCTCGGCACCGGACCCCTCGAAGGGGTTAGGTGGGAAGAAAAGAATTACCTAGTAGGTTGGTAGGTAAGTAGACCCTCCCCGATACGAGAAGATACGGTTTGTTTTTGTGACTATTGCACCAGAAGGACGCAGGCTGCTGCGCATCGAGAAGCGCAACATCCAGACCCCGATCGAGTCGAAGCCGCGGTGGATCCGCAACTCCGTCAAGACCGGGCCGGAGTACGAGGAGATGAAGAGCCGCGTCAAGGGCTCCAACCTCCACACCGTGTGTCAGGAGGCGGGCTGCCCCAACATCCACGAGTGCTGGGAGTCCCGCGAGGCGTCGTTCCTCATCGGCGGTGCGTTCTGCACCCGCCGCTGCGACTTCTGTGACATCGCCACGGGCAAACCCACCGAGTACGACCGGGACGAGCCACGTCGCGTGGCGGAGAACATCCGCGAGATGGACCTCAACTACGTCACCGTCACCGGCGTGACCCGCGACGACCTCGACGACGAGGGCGCCTGGCTCTACGCCGAAACTATCCGCCGCGTGCACGAGCTCAATCCGCACACCGGCATGGAAATCCTCACCCCGGACTTCTCCGGCAAGCCCGAGCTGCTCCAGGAGGTCTTCGAGACCAGGCCCGAAGTGTTCGCGCATAACGTGGAGACCGTGCCGCGCATCTTCAAGCAGATCCGCCCCGCGTTCAACTTCGACCGCTCCCTCGACGTGATCAACCAGGCCCACAAGTTCGGCCTGATCACCAAGTCCAACCTCATCCTCGGCATGGGCGAGACCAAGGACGAGGTCTACGAGGCGCTTTCCCACATGCGCGAGGTGGGACTGGACATCATCACCATCACCCAGTACCTGCGCCCGGGGCCGAACTTCCACCCCATCGACCGCTGGGTCCGCCCCGAGGAGTTCATCGAGTACCGCGACGCGGCCGAAGAAATGGGCTTCACGGTGATGTCCGGCCCGCTCGTGCGCTCCTCCTACCGCGGTGGCCGCCTCTACGTTGAGGCAATGACCAACCGCGGCTTCGACATCCCGCAGAATCTCGCGCACCTCGCAGAGACATCTGGGGGCGCGACCTCCCAGGAGGCCTCCACCCTGCTGGAGAAGTACGGCCCCTCGGAGGAGCATCCCGTCGGAGCCTTCCGCAGGTAGATCACCGCTTATCGACGTCCCCCCGCGCACGCACCCGCCTCGTGCCGGGGGGTTTGTCGTCACCGAAAGGACCTCCCCCCGCCGTCATGAGTGGTTTTCTAGATGCAGCAGACCTCCACCGGAGTTTCGCCCACGCGGACACCGGCCGCGTCGAGGCGCTGGTGGCCGAGCTGCGCCGGCGTGGAATGCCGCTGTGGGACACGGACTCCGACCGGGTGACCTTCGTGCGGCAGGTCCCCGGGGCGCCGGACGATCTCGGCGTGCACGTGCAGATCAACCGGGTCACGGACAAACACCTGTACTCCCGGGGGCTGATGGACCGCATCCCGGGCACCGACCTCTGGGTACGCACGCTGCACCTCCCACCCACCGCGAGAATCTCCTACGGTTTCAGCGAGTTCACCGGGGAAGCCCCCACCACCAGCCCGCGCCCGGGCCACCACCGGGCAGCCACACTGCCCGACCCCCTCAATCCCCGCCCGTTCTCCGCCCTGATCGGGCCCTTGGCCCCGGCGCAGGAGGAGTGGGACGATCCCCGCGACCCGCTGGGACAACTCAGCGAATCAGTGGTGCAGACCCCGCTCGGACCGCGGCCGACGTGGCTGTATCTCCCCGAAGACCCGGGCCCGGCGGAGGATCTTCCGCTGCTCATCGTCTTCGACGCCGAGGTGTGGCGCGACATCCATCCTCTGCCTCGGGCCCTCGACAACGCGGTCGCGTCCGGGCGTCTGCGTCGCATGGCGGTCCTCGGCGTGCCCATGATCGACCACGCCGACCGGATGGCACTCCTCGGGGCGCACGAGGGATTTCTCGATGCCGTGGCCGGTCCACTGACCAGCTGGGCCGAGGACCACGCCGCCACCAGGGGCGTACGGCTGACGGAACGGGTCGTGGCCGGTCAGAGCCTGGGCGGAACCACCGCGCTGTCGCTGATGCTGCGTCACCCGTCGGCGGTGGACGCGGTCATCGCGCAGTCACCCTCGCTGTGGTGGGAGCCGGACGCGGACGTTTCTCCCGCTTCGCTCGGGGAGCGGGAGCGGGACTGGCTGACCTCCCGCTTCGACCGGGCGACGCCGACGAAGACCCGGGTGCTGCTCTCGGTGGGCACCCTCGAAACGACCAGCGTCGCCCATGTCACAGAACTCCACGTGCTGCTGTCCAGCCGGGGAATTGCCTCGGAGTTCACCGCGGTCACCGGCGGCCACGACTTTCTCTGGTGGCGTGGAGAGCTCCTGCGTTCCCTGTCCGCGCTCGTTCCTCCCGTCAACGGCGCCTGACGGCGCACGGGGAGCGTTTTTTCCGAGTTTCCCGGCGAATACCCTAAGGTAGGGGCCATGGCGAAAGACAAAGACAAGGGTTCCACCGCCGCCTCCAAGGTTGCCGAGAAGGCCGCCAAGAAGGAGCAGCGGCAGGCCAAGCGCACGCAGCGCAACAACACCTGGAAGCAGATGTGGGAGGCGTTCAACCTCCAGCGCAAGCAGGACAAGAAGCTCATCCCGCTCATGCTCCTGGTGCTGCTGGGCACCATGCTCGTCTTCTTCCTGCTCGGCCTCCTCTGGGGTGGCCAGTGGTGGATGCTCGTCATCGCAATCCCGCTCGGCGTGCTGCTGGCCGTCCTGCTGTTCACCCGCCGGCTGGAGTCGTCGATGTACGACCGCGTCGCTGATCAGACGGGCGCCGGCGGCTGGGCGCTGGAGAACATGCGCAACACCATGGGCGTTGCGTGGATCACCAAGACCGGTGTCGCGGGAACGACGCAGATGGATGTCGTCCACCGCGTGGTCGGCAACCCCGGCGTCGTCCTCGTCGGCGAGGGCAACCCCACCCGCCTCAAGCCGCTGATGAAGCAGCAGGCCAAGCGCATCGACCGCGTGCTCGCCGGGGTGCCCGTCTACGAGGTCTTCGTCGGTGACGACGAGGAGAAGGACCAGGTTCCGCTGAAGAAGCTCCAGCGCCACATGCTGAAGTTCCCGCGCAACTACAAGAAGGACGAGGTCTACTCCCTCTCCGCCAAGCTCGACGCCATCGACGCCACCACCGCCCGGCAGGCCGGCCTGCCCAAGGGGCCGATGCCCAAGCAGGCGCAGAACATGTCCGGCATGAACCGCCGCATGCGCCGCGCCCAGGAGCGCCAGGGCAAGTAACCCGCCCCTCTTCGCCAGGCCCGCTCCCCATCCACGTGGGGGGCGGGACTTTTTCTGTATCCTCCCCCACCATGAGCATCGATCTGAAGAAGGATCTCCCCCACCTCTACCGACCCGGTGCCCGGGACTTCGTGGAGGTCGATGTCCCGCCGCGGACGTACCTGGCCATCGACGGCGAGGGTGACCCCAACACGTCCGCGGCCTACCGGGAGGCCATCGAGACGATCTACCCGGCGGCCTACGCCGTGCGAAAGGCGTTCAAGCAGCGCACCGGCGACGCCTTTGTCGTCGGCCCGCTCGAGGCCCTGTGGTGGGCGGAGGACCCGGCGGACTTCGCCCGCGGCAACAAGGACACGTGGAAATGGACCCTGCTCATTCCGCTCCCGGACGAGGTGGCACAAGAGGACATGGCTGCGACGGGCGTCGAGAAGCGGGAGATCCGGGAGGGTCGGTGCCTGCAGATCCTGCACATCGGACCCTATGACGCCGAGGGGCCGACGCTGCACCGGCTGCACCACGAGGTCATGCCCGCGCAGAAAGTGACCTTCAACGGCGCGCACCACGAGTTCTATCTCAGCGATGTGCGAAAGACGGCGCCGGAGAAGCTGCGGACGGTGCTGCGCCAGCCGGTCAGGCCCGAATAACGGCGGTGCCGGTGCCGCGGTCGTGCATGCCCCGGCCGTCGACATCCACCATCGCGGCGGGCAGAACAAACATGGTCAGAAGCGTGCGCACGGCCGCGCGCCAGAGGCCCACGCGGGCACCGGCGACGTCGACACGCGCGACGCCCAGGCGCAGGACCGCCATACCCGGGGTCCGGGCAAAGAGCCAGCCACCGATGATGCCGATGACCACCCACACCAGCAACGTCAGTGTCGCGGTGTCGCCGAGAGCGTTGGTGAACATGTTGATGAAGGCGGCGATGATCCAGGAGATGAGCCAGTCGATCGCGACCGCACCCGCGCGCCTGGCCACCGAGGCCATCGACCCGGGCCCGGATTCGGGGAGACCAATGATCTTGCCGGGCCAAAAAGCTGCTTCACCACTCGCCCGCGTGCTGTTCACCATGACTGACAGCGTAACGCCAGCGCCTTTGCCGCGGAAATACACGCCCCGTACCCGATAAGCCGACAGATAGTCGCTACCATGTAGGACATGCCCCCGCTGCGGCGGAAACCAACAGAGAAGTACGCCCACCAGTTGTCGAAACCCCAAGGAGACCCGCGTGGCATTTGAAAACATCAAGGAAATCGTCCAGTTCATCCAGGACGAGGACGTGCAGTTCCTGGACATCCGCTTCACCGATGTCCCCGGAACCGAGCACCACTTCACCCTCCCCGCCTCTGCCTTCGATGAGGAGGCGGCCGAGGCTGGCATGGCGTTCGACGGTTCGTCGATTCGCGGCTTCACCACCATTGATGAGTCGGACATGACGCTGCTGCCGGATCCGGCGAGCGCGTACGTGGATCCGTTCCGCGAAGTCAAGACGCTGAACATGCAGTTCTTCGTCAACGACCCCTTCACCTTCGAGCCCTTCTCCCGCGACCCGCGCAACGTGGCTAAGAAGGCCGAGGAGTACCTGCAGTCCACCGGCATTGCGGACTCCGCGTCCTTCGGCATGGAGGCGGAGTTCTACGTCTTCGACAAGGTGAGCTACGCCGCGGACGTCAACCAGGCGTTCTTCCACGTCGACTCCGAGGAGGGCTGGTGGAACCGCGGCGAGGAGACTAACCTCGACGGCTCCCCCAACCTGGGCAACAAGACGCGTGTCAAGGGCGGCTACTTCCCCAACACGCCGGTCGACCAGACCCAGGAGGTGCGCGACGCCATGGTGCAGCGCCTGCTCCAGGTCGGCTTCGACGTCGAGCGTTTCCACCACGAGGTGGGCACCGGTGGGCAGAACGAGATCAACTACCGCTTCGACACCCTTCTGCGCGCGGCCGATGACCTGCAGACCTTCAAGTACATCATCAAGAACACCGCCGCCGAGTACGGCAAGGTGGCCACCTTCATGCCCAAGCCGCTCGCCGGTGACAACGGCTCGGGCATGCACGCCCACCAGTCGCTGTGGAAGGACGGCAAGCCGCTGTTCTACGACGAGTCCGGCTACGGCGGGCTTTCCGACACCGCCCGCTATTACATCGGCGGCCTGCTCCACCACGCCCCGGCCGTGCTGGCGTTCAGCAACCCGACGCTGAACTCCTACCACCGCCTGGTCCCCGGTTTCGAGGCCCCGATCAACCTGGTGTACTCCCAGCGCAACCGCTCGGCCGCCGTGCGCATCCCCATCACGGGCAACAACCCCAAGGCCAAGCGCCTGGAGTTCCGCGCGCCGGACCCCTCGGGCAACCCTTACCTGGGCCTGGCCGCCATGCTCATGGCGGGCATCGACGGCATCAAGAACCGCATCGAGCCCCACGCCCCGGTGGACAAGGACCTCTACGAGCTCCCGCCGGAGGAGGCCAAGTCCATCCCCCAGGCCCCGACCTCCCTCGAGGCCGCCCTGCAGGCACTTCGCGACGACCACGAGTTCCTCCTCGAGGGCGACGTGTTCACCGAGGATCTCATCGACACCTACATCAACTACAAGGTGGAGCACGAGATCATGCCGACCCGCCTGCGCCCGACGCCGCTCGAGTACGAAATGTACTTCGACGTCTAAAAAGACGCTTCTCGACGGCCGCTGCAACGCCCTCCCGCCTCACGGCGCGGGGGCGTTCCGTCATCTCCGGGGGGCATGGCCTGCGCGGGGCCCGGCAAGCTGCTTCAATGGGTTGTTATGGACAGCAAAACCACCCGGCGCAGGACCGAATCCGCGGCCAACTGGGCACACGACCACCCGGTCCTGAAAAACCTCGCCCGCGCGGGTTATGTCGTCACCGGCCTCCTGCACATCCTCATC
This sequence is a window from Corynebacterium doosanense CAU 212 = DSM 45436. Protein-coding genes within it:
- the gcvT gene encoding glycine cleavage system aminomethyltransferase GcvT encodes the protein MSDLRNSPLHDIHAELGASFTPFGEWNMPLKYGNELDEHKAVRSTAGVFDLSHMGEVRVTGPDAGAFLDYSLISTLSTAKIGQAKYSMITAADGGIIDDLITYRLGDNEFLVVPNASNTPPVWDALSERAQNFDVELTNESLDTAMIAVQGPKAEEIVLRLVADGDAATVRELGYYRCAQLTAGGHDVMLARTGYTGEDGFELVLPNEEAVDLWNQVMAVAGDFNAIPAGLAARDSLRLEAAMPLYGQELSLDITPVEAGMGRAFAKKEADFVGRDALTGREPSVEIAALTSEQRRAARPGAEIFLGDEKIGVVTSGQPSPTLGHPIALAHITPEHAAEGTEVEIDVRGKRLPFTVSPRPFYKREK
- the gcvH gene encoding glycine cleavage system protein GcvH, which produces MATLPNDFSYSEDHEWINATGDLSGKTVRVGITSVAAERLGEVVYAEVPEVGDQVTHSENCGEVESTKSVSDLFSPVTGTVTAVNEAVADDYSLINADPFGEGWLFEVEVDEAGPLLTAEEYGAANGV
- the lipB gene encoding lipoyl(octanoyl) transferase LipB, whose translation is MTAPRDPFFPAHQPIRADAQTPLDVQRIGLIDYLDAWDLQAETARRRAAGEIGDTVLVVEHPSVYTAGKRTQPEDRPTNGQPVVDVDRGGRITWHGEGQLVVYPIIKLAEPVDVVDYVRRLEEAIIHVVRGFGIDKAGRIDGRSGVWVPGAGGESPLRDRKIAALGIRITRGVTMHGLSLNCANTLEFYEPIVACGIDDADVTTLSLELGREVGTAEAADPLLWALDEVLSGRMTVADHSFGSAPDPSKGLGGKKRIT
- the lipA gene encoding lipoyl synthase, which translates into the protein MTIAPEGRRLLRIEKRNIQTPIESKPRWIRNSVKTGPEYEEMKSRVKGSNLHTVCQEAGCPNIHECWESREASFLIGGAFCTRRCDFCDIATGKPTEYDRDEPRRVAENIREMDLNYVTVTGVTRDDLDDEGAWLYAETIRRVHELNPHTGMEILTPDFSGKPELLQEVFETRPEVFAHNVETVPRIFKQIRPAFNFDRSLDVINQAHKFGLITKSNLILGMGETKDEVYEALSHMREVGLDIITITQYLRPGPNFHPIDRWVRPEEFIEYRDAAEEMGFTVMSGPLVRSSYRGGRLYVEAMTNRGFDIPQNLAHLAETSGGATSQEASTLLEKYGPSEEHPVGAFRR
- a CDS encoding alpha/beta hydrolase-fold protein, with the translated sequence MSGFLDAADLHRSFAHADTGRVEALVAELRRRGMPLWDTDSDRVTFVRQVPGAPDDLGVHVQINRVTDKHLYSRGLMDRIPGTDLWVRTLHLPPTARISYGFSEFTGEAPTTSPRPGHHRAATLPDPLNPRPFSALIGPLAPAQEEWDDPRDPLGQLSESVVQTPLGPRPTWLYLPEDPGPAEDLPLLIVFDAEVWRDIHPLPRALDNAVASGRLRRMAVLGVPMIDHADRMALLGAHEGFLDAVAGPLTSWAEDHAATRGVRLTERVVAGQSLGGTTALSLMLRHPSAVDAVIAQSPSLWWEPDADVSPASLGERERDWLTSRFDRATPTKTRVLLSVGTLETTSVAHVTELHVLLSSRGIASEFTAVTGGHDFLWWRGELLRSLSALVPPVNGA
- a CDS encoding DUF4191 domain-containing protein is translated as MAKDKDKGSTAASKVAEKAAKKEQRQAKRTQRNNTWKQMWEAFNLQRKQDKKLIPLMLLVLLGTMLVFFLLGLLWGGQWWMLVIAIPLGVLLAVLLFTRRLESSMYDRVADQTGAGGWALENMRNTMGVAWITKTGVAGTTQMDVVHRVVGNPGVVLVGEGNPTRLKPLMKQQAKRIDRVLAGVPVYEVFVGDDEEKDQVPLKKLQRHMLKFPRNYKKDEVYSLSAKLDAIDATTARQAGLPKGPMPKQAQNMSGMNRRMRRAQERQGK
- a CDS encoding GyrI-like domain-containing protein, coding for MSIDLKKDLPHLYRPGARDFVEVDVPPRTYLAIDGEGDPNTSAAYREAIETIYPAAYAVRKAFKQRTGDAFVVGPLEALWWAEDPADFARGNKDTWKWTLLIPLPDEVAQEDMAATGVEKREIREGRCLQILHIGPYDAEGPTLHRLHHEVMPAQKVTFNGAHHEFYLSDVRKTAPEKLRTVLRQPVRPE
- a CDS encoding RDD family protein; its protein translation is MVNSTRASGEAAFWPGKIIGLPESGPGSMASVARRAGAVAIDWLISWIIAAFINMFTNALGDTATLTLLVWVVIGIIGGWLFARTPGMAVLRLGVARVDVAGARVGLWRAAVRTLLTMFVLPAAMVDVDGRGMHDRGTGTAVIRA
- the glnA gene encoding type I glutamate--ammonia ligase — its product is MAFENIKEIVQFIQDEDVQFLDIRFTDVPGTEHHFTLPASAFDEEAAEAGMAFDGSSIRGFTTIDESDMTLLPDPASAYVDPFREVKTLNMQFFVNDPFTFEPFSRDPRNVAKKAEEYLQSTGIADSASFGMEAEFYVFDKVSYAADVNQAFFHVDSEEGWWNRGEETNLDGSPNLGNKTRVKGGYFPNTPVDQTQEVRDAMVQRLLQVGFDVERFHHEVGTGGQNEINYRFDTLLRAADDLQTFKYIIKNTAAEYGKVATFMPKPLAGDNGSGMHAHQSLWKDGKPLFYDESGYGGLSDTARYYIGGLLHHAPAVLAFSNPTLNSYHRLVPGFEAPINLVYSQRNRSAAVRIPITGNNPKAKRLEFRAPDPSGNPYLGLAAMLMAGIDGIKNRIEPHAPVDKDLYELPPEEAKSIPQAPTSLEAALQALRDDHEFLLEGDVFTEDLIDTYINYKVEHEIMPTRLRPTPLEYEMYFDV